The DNA window TGCTGTTGCAAGACGCACACGATCAAAACGACTCGGTCGGGGGAGGACGGGTGCGCCGCGCTCGCGGCGCGAGGGCGGATCGCGACCCCCGGGTCGCACCGGACGCCGCGGTCGGCGACTACGACATCCTGTCCCCGGCCTGCCCCTCGCGAACGGTGCTGCGCCACGTCGTCGACCGGTGGACGCCGCTCGTCGTCGCCGTGCTGATCGGCGGGACGCACCGGTTCGGCGAACTGCGCGCCGCGGTCGGTGGCATCACCCCGAAGGTCCTGACCGAGACCCTGCGCTCCATGGAGCGCGACGGGCTCGTCGTCCGCGAGCAGACCCCCGGCGTCCCGCCCCGGGTCGACTACGCGCTCACCCCGCTCGGCGCCACCCTGGCCGAGCCCATGGCGGCCCTGCGCAGCTGGGCCCAGGACCACGCCGAGGAGGTTCTGGCCAATCGCGCCCGGTACGACGGCGAGGCGCCACCTCCCCGCCCCATCGCCGAAACCGGCGGAAGTGACACGCGAAACCGGCGGAAGTGACACGCGAAACCGGCGGAAGTGACACGCGAAACCGGCGGAAAGTGCACACCTTGGAAGGTTGTTCAGTGGGCGGTGGTGCGGGGCGCCCGGGGATCGGCGTGGCGGTCCGCGAGATCGCCGGGTAACCCTCGAGATCGTCACTTAACCCGCGAGATCGCCGGGTAACCCACGAGAACGTCTGCTAGAGGTACGTTCTCGAGGGTTACCCGGCGATCTCGCGCGTCAGAGCGGCGTCCGAGCGGTATGGGCGGTGCTCCCGCGGGGCCGGCACGGTCGAACGGGGCACCCGCCCGGTCTGCGACCGCCCTCCGCGCGGGTGCCCGCGCCGACGCCAACGTCATGGATCTCGCCGAAGCGGACGACCGCCCCCCACGGGACCCGCGACGACTCCGCTTATCCGAACCTGTTGCAAAAGTGCTTCACGGCGGGATCGGTCGCTGCGGGCGCCCCGACGACCGCGGTGACCACTTCGACGACCGTGGTGGCCCCGCGGGAGCGCCGCCTGGACCGGTCCCGGGGGTCTCGCCCATCCCCGGGCCCCGCCGGCTCGTCCCCGATCCTTCGCGAGCGCGTAGGTTTCTAGTCGAACGCGCAGCTGGGAGGTACGCGTTCGACTAGAAACCTACGCGCTCGCGGAAGAACGGCTCGCGGAGGATGAGGATAACGAGCCGGGGCCGGCGACCGGCCGCAGATGCGCGCTCTCTGCCGGCTCCGCCCCGACGACTCCCCGATGAGAAGGACTCGACTGATCGGTCGGGCCTGTGGGCGGCGTGCTCGTGCGCCGTGCGCGGCGGGGCGGGCATCGTCATGCGCGGCGGGGCGGGCGTCGTCATGCGCGGCGGGGCGGGCATCGCCTTGCGCCGCGGGTCGGGAAAAGCGGGAAAAGGTGGCTGGCGCATGACTTTCGGATGTGCGGCGCTCACAGTTGTTTCTCAGGGGGAGGCGGGTGATCACTCAGGTCGGGACGAAAGCGTGGGGGCGCCGTCGGAAGGAGCGGACGCAAACGCTCCGGATGGCGGTGTCCACCGGCAACCGCCCACCAGAAGAAAGGCTGGACACCATGACCGACTACGTCGCGGCCATCAACTTCCCCGAGCGCAGCAAGACCTACGAGGCCTTTAGCAAGATCAGGGCCGACTCCGAGCGGCTCGGGGTGGTCAGCGCCGCCCTGGTCGAGGTCGACCGGGAGGGTCGGCTGACCGTCCCGGAGGGCGAGAACACGCGCGCCGGCCTGGGGATGGGCACCGGATCCCTCATCGGGGTCCTCGTCGGCGCCCTGGGCGGCCCCATCGGGATGCTCCTGGGGCTGGGGGTCGGCGCCCTGACCGGGGCCGCCGTCGACGCCGACCGGGCGGGGACGAGCGGACTCGCCGTGGCCACCCTCGCCGGGACCCTGGCACCGGGGACCAACGAGATCCTCGCCCAGACCTCCGAGCCCGGCAGCACGGCGCCGCTGGACGCCGTCGTCGCCGAGCAGGGCGGCACGATCGTGCGACGTCCCCTCGACGAGGTCCTGGGCGAGCTCGAGGCCCGTCAGGTCGCCGAGGAGGAGGCCGCCAAGGCCGCCCGCAAGGCGCTGCGCGAGCGCAAGCGCCAGGAGCGCAAGGACAGTCTGGACCAGCGCATCGAGGCGCTTCGGGCCAAGTTCGGCCGCGCCTGACGGGCCTGGCGCAGACGACGGCGTCGGACCCTCCGGGGCGCCCCGGGCCGGGAGCGGCGCAGACGTCCAGTACAGGGTCCGGTCCGGCACTCGCAATCCCCTGTTAAACGATGGGTCGATCGGTCATCATAGGAGTATGAGCTCCTCCACTTCCGCGCCCCCCGCCTCAGACTCCACCTGGTCCGCCCGCACCGACGACGCCGTCGTCCCCGCCGAGGTCCGCGACGCCGTCGACACCGTCCTCGGTCCCTCCGGCCTGTCGCGCCCCGAGCGGGAGATCTTCACCACCCGCATCGAACGCTGGTACCCCGACCTCATCGACGGCCTCGTCACCCTCTACGGCGAGCCCGCCGCCACCCGCGCCGCCGCCGACGTCCTGACCGAGGCGGCCGCCGCCTACGTGGAGCGCGACCCCGAGCTGCGCCACCTCGACCTCGCCCGCACCCTCGACCCCACCTGGATCCAGGACCCCTCCCGCATCGGCTACGCCGGTTACACCGAGCGTTTCGCCGGCGACCTGCGCGGAGTGGAGAAGCGCATCCCCTACCTGCGCGAGCTCGGCGTGTCCTACCTCCACCTCATGCCGCTGCTCACCCCCCGGCCCGGCGACTCCGACGGCGGCTACGCCGTGGCCGACTACCGCTCGGTGCGCCCGGACCTGGGCGACATGGACGACCTGGCCCATCTCACCGGCGAGCTGCGCAAGGAGAACATGAGCTTGGTCATTGACCTCGTCCTCAACCACGTCGCCGCCGAGCACGAGTGGGCCCGGCGCGCCCGGGCCGGCGAGCAGCGCTACCGCGACTACTTCTTCGTCTACCCCGACCGCACCGAGCCCGACGAGTACGAGAAGACCCTCCCCGAGATCTTCCCCGACTTCGCACCCGGCAACTTCACCTGGGACGACGAGATGAACGGGTGGGTGTGGACCACCTTCAACTCCTTCCAGTGGGACCTCAACTGGCGCAACCCCAACGTCATGGTGGAGTTCGCCTCCATCATCCTCAACCTGGCCAACAAGGGCGTGGAGGTCCTGCGCCTGGACGCCATCGCCTTCACCATCAAGCGCAAGGGCACCGACTGCCAGGGTCAGCCCGAGGTCCACGCCATCACCGAGGTGCTGCGCGCCATCACCCGCATCGCCGCCCCCGCCATCGACCTCAAGGCGGAGGCCATCGTCGCCCCCACCGAGCTCCTCCAGTACCTCGGCCAGGGCAAGTACACCGGCAAGGTCTCCGACCTGGCCTACCACAACTCCCTCATGGTCCAGATCTGGTCCATGCTGGCCACCCGCAACGTCGTCCTGGCCGCCCACGCCCTGGACGCCCTGCCCGTCGAGCCCTCCACCGCCACCTGGATCACCTACATCCGCTGCCACGACGACATCGGCTGGGCCATCGGCGACGCCGACGCCGACGCCGTCGGCCTCAACGGCTACTGGCACCGCGTCTTCCTGGCCGACTGGTACCGCGGCTCCTACCCCATGAGCGACGCCCGCGGGCTGGTCTTCCAGTACAACCCGGTCACCAACGACCGCCGCATCGCCGGCACCGCGGCCTCCCTCATCGGGCTGGAGGCCGCCGCCGAGGCGGTGGAGGGCATTGACGAGTCCACGCCCGAGTGGCGCGAGGAGGAGCTGCACGCCTGGCTCGAGGAGCGCTTCAACGCCCTGCGGCTGGCCAACGCCATTATCTACGGCTGGGGCGGCGTGCCGGTCATCTGGAGCGGCGACGAGCTCGGCCAGTTCAACGACCCCAACTGGGACACCGAGCCCGGCCACGAGTCCGACTCCCGCTGGGCGGGCCGCCCCGTCCTGGACGAGGCCGCGATCGAGCGCCGTCACGACACCTCCAC is part of the Actinomyces sp. oral taxon 414 genome and encodes:
- a CDS encoding winged helix-turn-helix transcriptional regulator, giving the protein MRRARGARADRDPRVAPDAAVGDYDILSPACPSRTVLRHVVDRWTPLVVAVLIGGTHRFGELRAAVGGITPKVLTETLRSMERDGLVVREQTPGVPPRVDYALTPLGATLAEPMAALRSWAQDHAEEVLANRARYDGEAPPPRPIAETGGSDTRNRRK
- a CDS encoding alpha-amylase family protein, whose amino-acid sequence is MSSSTSAPPASDSTWSARTDDAVVPAEVRDAVDTVLGPSGLSRPEREIFTTRIERWYPDLIDGLVTLYGEPAATRAAADVLTEAAAAYVERDPELRHLDLARTLDPTWIQDPSRIGYAGYTERFAGDLRGVEKRIPYLRELGVSYLHLMPLLTPRPGDSDGGYAVADYRSVRPDLGDMDDLAHLTGELRKENMSLVIDLVLNHVAAEHEWARRARAGEQRYRDYFFVYPDRTEPDEYEKTLPEIFPDFAPGNFTWDDEMNGWVWTTFNSFQWDLNWRNPNVMVEFASIILNLANKGVEVLRLDAIAFTIKRKGTDCQGQPEVHAITEVLRAITRIAAPAIDLKAEAIVAPTELLQYLGQGKYTGKVSDLAYHNSLMVQIWSMLATRNVVLAAHALDALPVEPSTATWITYIRCHDDIGWAIGDADADAVGLNGYWHRVFLADWYRGSYPMSDARGLVFQYNPVTNDRRIAGTAASLIGLEAAAEAVEGIDESTPEWREEELHAWLEERFNALRLANAIIYGWGGVPVIWSGDELGQFNDPNWDTEPGHESDSRWAGRPVLDEAAIERRHDTSTVAGRVFTDLVRMGKVRASLPQLRADVRTVVAPVDDEGVLVTFRDHPRGSFVGVYNVTPEWRSVPAWRLAEYGVLGAVDVLTDTVPAGSTTLEGAGDGQVPVPPYAAWWLVRSTD